A genomic stretch from Sphingobacterium sp. ML3W includes:
- the hppD gene encoding 4-hydroxyphenylpyruvate dioxygenase, with the protein MANTFAEKIAQAQDFLPINGTDYIEFYVGNAKQAAHYYKTAFGFQSEAYAGPETGIRDRASYVLKQDKIRLVLTTALKSDHPIAEHVKKHGDGVKILALWVDDARKSFEETTKRGAKVYQEPQLLKDEQGEVWIAGIYTYGETVHLFVERKNYNGLFMPGYEKWESDYNPAETGLLYVDHCVGNVGWNKMNETVQWYQDVMGFVNILSFDDKQINTEYSALMSKVMSNGNGYVKFPINEPAEGKKKSQIEEYLEFYEGEGVQHAALATKDIVSTVRELKSRGVEFLGAPPEAYYDMLPERVGAIDEEIRIIQELGILVDRDEEGYLLQIFTKPVEDRPTLFYEIIQRKGAQSFGAGNFKALFEAIEREQERRGNL; encoded by the coding sequence ATGGCAAATACATTTGCAGAGAAGATTGCCCAAGCGCAAGATTTTCTACCTATTAATGGAACCGATTACATTGAATTTTATGTGGGGAATGCGAAGCAGGCCGCACATTATTACAAAACTGCCTTTGGTTTTCAGTCGGAGGCTTATGCAGGGCCAGAGACCGGTATTAGAGACCGTGCATCTTATGTCTTAAAGCAAGATAAAATACGGCTGGTACTGACCACAGCCCTTAAATCAGACCATCCTATTGCTGAGCATGTTAAAAAACATGGCGACGGTGTTAAAATATTGGCTTTATGGGTTGATGATGCCCGCAAATCATTTGAGGAGACGACCAAAAGGGGAGCAAAGGTTTATCAAGAACCGCAACTTCTCAAAGATGAACAAGGGGAGGTCTGGATTGCAGGGATATACACTTATGGAGAAACGGTGCACCTTTTTGTGGAGCGAAAGAACTACAATGGTTTATTTATGCCCGGATATGAAAAATGGGAAAGCGACTATAATCCAGCAGAGACCGGTTTGCTCTATGTAGATCATTGCGTAGGCAATGTAGGCTGGAATAAAATGAATGAAACAGTTCAATGGTATCAGGATGTGATGGGTTTTGTCAACATCCTGTCCTTTGATGATAAGCAGATCAATACCGAATATTCGGCATTGATGAGTAAGGTGATGAGTAATGGCAATGGCTATGTAAAATTTCCGATCAATGAACCGGCTGAGGGAAAAAAGAAATCTCAAATTGAGGAATATCTTGAATTCTATGAGGGCGAAGGTGTACAGCATGCGGCATTGGCAACAAAGGATATTGTAAGTACGGTGCGGGAACTTAAATCCAGAGGGGTTGAATTTCTAGGAGCTCCTCCCGAAGCATATTATGATATGCTACCAGAAAGGGTTGGAGCAATAGATGAGGAAATCCGGATTATCCAAGAACTGGGTATTTTGGTGGATCGTGACGAAGAGGGGTATCTTCTACAGATTTTTACCAAACCTGTAGAAGATAGACCTACCTTATTCTATGAGATTATTCAGCGAAAAGGTGCACAGAGTTTTGGCGCCGGCAATTTTAAGGCGCTTTTTGAAGCAATCGAACGTGAACAGGAACGCAGAGGTAATCTATAA
- a CDS encoding Glu/Leu/Phe/Val dehydrogenase dimerization domain-containing protein, which produces MNRNAEVIYKDMLGMKELLRAFEHRSPEIVFEWKDSETDAKGWIVINSLRGGAAGGGTRMRAGLDRHEVESLAKTMEVKFTVSGPAIGGAKSGIDFDPHDPRKNEVLDRWFKVVTPLLKNYYGTGGDLNIDEIHDVIPLTEEYGLWHPQEGILNGHFKVNESNRIHQIGQLRYGVSKVLEDNTYSPDLKRKYKVADMITGYGVAESIRHYYHLFGSDCIGKRAVIQGWGNVAAAAAFYLSKLGVKIVGIIDRAGGLINREGFSEAEITQLFLDRKGNELNSPDLMSFEQIQKEIWRLRTDIFVPAAASRLVSKDQIQQLMENGLEVIASGANVPFADQEIFYGPVMEFADQHVAVIPDFIANCGMARVFAYLMQRNIEMSDDAIFSDVSKVIFEALKKIRDSSADRTQISSRAYEIALKQLV; this is translated from the coding sequence GTGAACAGGAACGCAGAGGTAATCTATAAGGATATGTTGGGTATGAAAGAATTATTGCGCGCATTTGAGCACAGAAGTCCAGAAATAGTATTTGAGTGGAAAGACAGTGAAACTGATGCCAAAGGATGGATTGTTATCAATTCGTTGCGGGGCGGTGCAGCGGGTGGAGGCACACGGATGCGTGCAGGCCTGGATCGGCATGAAGTAGAGTCCCTTGCCAAAACAATGGAAGTAAAGTTCACGGTTTCAGGCCCCGCTATTGGTGGTGCCAAATCTGGTATTGACTTTGATCCACATGACCCACGCAAAAATGAGGTTTTAGACCGTTGGTTTAAAGTGGTAACGCCGCTATTAAAAAATTACTATGGGACAGGAGGGGATCTTAATATCGATGAAATCCATGATGTCATTCCATTGACCGAAGAATATGGTCTATGGCATCCGCAGGAAGGCATCTTGAATGGACATTTTAAGGTAAATGAGAGCAACCGTATCCACCAAATAGGACAGTTGCGCTATGGAGTGTCCAAAGTGTTGGAAGATAATACCTACAGTCCGGATTTAAAGCGTAAATATAAGGTTGCAGATATGATAACAGGCTATGGGGTCGCCGAATCCATCCGTCATTATTATCATCTTTTTGGAAGCGACTGTATAGGAAAACGTGCAGTCATCCAAGGATGGGGGAATGTCGCAGCCGCAGCGGCTTTCTACCTCTCTAAGCTGGGGGTGAAAATTGTTGGAATTATTGATCGGGCTGGTGGTTTGATCAATCGTGAAGGTTTTAGCGAAGCAGAAATTACACAATTATTCCTGGATCGAAAGGGAAATGAGCTCAATTCACCGGATTTGATGTCATTTGAGCAGATTCAGAAGGAAATATGGAGGCTGAGGACGGATATCTTTGTCCCGGCAGCTGCATCACGTTTGGTTTCAAAAGATCAGATCCAACAGCTCATGGAAAACGGGCTTGAAGTCATTGCTTCTGGCGCAAATGTACCTTTTGCTGATCAGGAAATATTCTATGGTCCAGTGATGGAGTTTGCTGATCAGCATGTTGCGGTGATACCTGATTTTATCGCTAATTGTGGTATGGCAAGGGTATTTGCTTATCTAATGCAGCGAAATATAGAAATGAGTGATGATGCGATCTTTTCTGACGTTTCAAAGGTGATTTTTGAGGCTTTGAAAAAAATAAGGGATTCTTCCGCAGATCGTACACAGATATCTTCGAGAGCGTATGAAATCGCATTGAAACAATTGGTCTGA
- a CDS encoding N-formylglutamate amidohydrolase, which yields MSLSYLYQFENQRSPFWAFAIHDGHHIDSDLEPYLHISPEDRLREEDPYTAILAELPFNRFVCGTSRFQLDLNRNKEGAIYLTPEQSWGIQVWRTDLPQHIKDQLYESYDMLYRKITQQIQNTIDRYGYFVVYDIHSYNAFRDGPSTMIDKVNNPQINIGTANNHSKWQELTSSFMDVLRTGNDGQAYDVRENVKFKGGFLSSYLNEQFGDKGCVFSIEFRKDFMNEWTGEVYPQKLQEYKQLLMQSIETLESYFAYER from the coding sequence ATGTCCTTATCCTATCTATATCAATTCGAAAATCAGAGAAGCCCTTTTTGGGCTTTTGCTATCCACGATGGTCATCATATCGATTCGGATTTAGAACCGTATTTGCATATTTCTCCCGAAGATCGCTTACGTGAGGAGGATCCATATACGGCAATTTTGGCAGAATTGCCCTTTAACCGCTTTGTTTGTGGCACATCGAGGTTTCAATTGGATTTAAATAGGAATAAGGAGGGAGCCATCTATCTGACGCCCGAACAGTCCTGGGGAATTCAGGTCTGGAGGACAGATTTACCACAACATATAAAAGATCAACTGTACGAATCTTATGACATGTTGTACCGCAAAATAACGCAGCAGATTCAAAACACCATTGACCGCTATGGTTATTTTGTTGTTTATGATATTCATAGTTATAATGCATTCCGAGATGGACCGTCGACTATGATCGACAAAGTAAACAATCCACAGATTAATATTGGAACAGCAAACAACCACAGCAAATGGCAGGAATTGACAAGCTCATTTATGGATGTACTTCGTACTGGTAATGATGGGCAGGCTTATGATGTACGTGAGAATGTTAAATTTAAGGGCGGCTTTTTGTCATCTTATTTAAATGAGCAATTCGGCGATAAGGGTTGTGTTTTCTCTATTGAGTTTCGCAAGGACTTTATGAATGAATGGACAGGAGAGGTCTACCCTCAAAAGTTACAGGAATATAAGCAACTTTTAATGCAAAGCATTGAGACCCTCGAATCTTATTTTGCCTATGAAAGATAA